Proteins found in one Zea mays cultivar B73 chromosome 1, Zm-B73-REFERENCE-NAM-5.0, whole genome shotgun sequence genomic segment:
- the LOC103633186 gene encoding ubiquitin carboxyl-terminal hydrolase 27, with amino-acid sequence MNLPIVMYHIGVLWQTSPFLTPKYTSKGKLSLDFENFHCLPLLPVLNANGDITSGCSLVDCLKYFTVVEHLDNYRCDRCWHIIAAKYLSLRSEVDEEKVSKASILF; translated from the exons ATGAATTTGCCCATTGTTATGTACCACATAGGAGTTCTCTGGCAGACATCACCCTTTCTGACTCCAAAGTATACAAGCAAAGGGAAG CTGTCATTGGACTTCGAGAATTTCCACTGCTTGCCTCTTTTGCCAGTCCTTAATGCAAATGGAGATATT ACCAGTGGGTGTAGCTTGGTGGATTGCCTAAAGTACTTCACTGTGGTGGAGCATCTTGACAACTATCGTTGTGACCGGTGTTGGCACATCATTGCTGCCAAATATCTTTCTCTTAGATCAGAAGTTGATGAG GAAAAGGTTAGCAAAGCTTCAATCCTGTTTTGA
- the LOC100381573 gene encoding Probable receptor-like serine/threonine-protein kinase At4g34500, with product MPVAVALAAAAALVVLLVLSAVAAAVFFARTRGARPPSLSRVEHAPSSASGSSRAASSARKEKVGADQVAEPGAASSGVASSSAAASSLESPVKRKAEAVRVGGGGGGAAAGVEMEVGWGRWYDLTELEIATGGFCPANVVGEGGYGTVYRGILAGGEVVAVKDLFDHKGQAEKEFKVEVEAIGKVRHKHLVGLIGYCAEGPKRMLLYEFVENGNLEQWLHGDVGPVSPLTWEIRMKIAVGTAKGIAYLHEGLEPKVVHRDIKSSNILLDKRWNPKVSDFGMAKVLGPGSSYVTTRVMGTFGYVAPEYASTGMLNESSDVYSFGVLLMELISGRSPVDYNRPAGEVNLVEWFRAMVGARRVEDLVDPRIPAPPPPPRVLNRVLLVCLRCIDADAHKRPRMGQIVHMLEGDEFPFRTEHRSPRASHRTSTGSRPSLLSENVGATDDSDKSMAR from the exons ATGCCGGTTGCCGTCGCGttggcggcggccgccgcgctcgTCGTCCTGCTCGTCCTGTCCGCGGTGGCCGCCGCCGTTTTCTTCGCGCGCACGCGGGGCGCCAGGCCGCCCTCGCTGTCGCGCGTCGAGCACGCGCCGTCGTCCGCCTCCGGCTCCTCCCGCGCCGCGTCGTCCGCGCGCAAGGAGAAGGTCGGCGCGGACCAGGTCGCCGAGCCGGGCGCCGCCTCCTCTGGCGTGGCCAGCTCTTCCGCGGCCGCGAGCTCCCTCGAGTCGCCGGTGAAGAGGAAGGCGGAAGCGGTCagggtcggcggcggcggcggcggggccgCCGCGGGGGTGGAGATGGAGGttgggtgggggaggtggtacgaCCTGACGGAGCTGGAGATCGCCACGGGCGGGTTCTGCCCAGCGAACGTGGTCGGGGAGGGAGGCTACGGCACCGTGTACCGCGGCATCCTTGCCGGCGGCGAGGTCGTCGCGGTCAAGGACTTGTTTGATCACaa GGGCCAGGCCGAGAAGGAATTCAAGGTGGAGGTTGAAGCCATCGGCAAAGTGAGGCACAAGCACCTTGTCGGTCTCATCGGGTACTGCGCAGAAGGTCCAAAACG GATGCTCCTTTACGAGTTCGTCGAAAATGGCAACTTGGAGCAGTGGCTGCACGGCGACGTCGGACCGGTCAGCCCTCTGACCTGGGAAATACGGATGAAGATCGCCGTCGGAACGGCCAAAGG CATAGCGTACCTGCACGAAGGCCTGGAGCCGAAGGTGGTGCACCGCGACATCAAGTCGAGCAACATCCTGCTGGACAAGAGATGGAACCCCAAGGTGTCGGACTTCGGCATGGCCAAGGTGCTGGGGCCCGGGTCCAGCTACGTGACGACCCGCGTGATGGGCACGTTCGGGTACGTGGCCCCCGAGTACGCGTCGACGGGCATGCTGAACGAGAGCAGCGACGTCTACAGCTTCGGCGTGCTGCTCATGGAGCTCATCTCCGGGCGGAGCCCCGTGGACTACAACCGGCCGGCCGGCGAGGTGAACCTGGTGGAGTGGTTCAGGGCCATGGTGGGCGCCCGGCGCGTGGAGGACCTGGTGGACCCGCGgatccccgcgccgccgccgcctccgcgggTGCTCAACCGGGTGCTGCTCGTCTGCCTCCGATGCATCGACGCCGACGCGCACAAGCGGCCCCGGATGGGGCAGATCGTGCACATGCTCGAGGGTGACGAGTTCCCCTTCCGCACG GAGCACCGCTCGCCGCGGGCGTCTCACCGGACGTCGACGGGCTCACGGCCGTCGCTTCTGTCGGAGAACGTCGGTGCCACCGACGACTCGGACAAGTCGATGGCGAGATGA